Below is a window of Caballeronia insecticola DNA.
GTTGACGGCATCGGCGAGTTCCATCGTCGTGCGCAGCGCGCGGCCGTACTCGCGCGATTCGTAGAAGCCGGCGATCTGCGGAATCGCGGCGCGCAGTTGCGTGAGCAGCGGATGCTGCATCGCGCTGTCCTGCACGCGGCCGTCGAAGCGCTTGATGAGAAAGCCCGCCGCGCGGCTCGCGATATTCACGTACTTGCCGACGAGATCGCTGTTCACGCGCGCCTGAAAATCGTCGAGATTCAGGTCGATGTCTTCCATCGTGCTGTTCAGCTTGGCCGCAAAGTAATAGCGCAGCCATTCCGGATTGATGCCGGTGTCGATCACGCTCTGCGCGGTGATGAACGTGCCGCGCGACTTCGACATCTTCGCGCCGTCGACGGTCAGAAAGCCGTGCGCGAACACGTTCGTCGGCGTGCGATGGCCGGAGAATTCGAGCATTGCGGGCCAGAAGAGCGTGTGGAAATACAGAATGTCCTTGCCGATGAAGTGATACTGCTCGGCCTTCGCGCCCGGCTTCACCCATTCGTCGAAATTCACGCCGATGCGGTCCGCGAGATTCTTGAAGCTCGCGTAATAGCCGACGGGCGCGTCCACCCACACGTAAAAATACTTGCCCGGCGCGCCCGGAATCTCGAAGCCGAAGTAGGGCGCATCGCGCGAGATGTCCCAGTCGGCGAGCTTGGCTTCGCCCTTGTCGCCGAGCCATTCGCGCATTTTGTTGGTGGCTTCGGGTTGCGCGAGACCGCTCACCCAGCCGCGCAGGAAATCTTCGCAGCGCGGGTCCGACAGACGGAAGAAATAGTGCGTCGAGGTCTTGCGGATGGGCGTCGCGCCCGAGACCACCGAATACGGATTGATGAGCTCGGTCGGCTGATAGGTCGAGCCGCAGACTTCGCAGTTGTCGCCGTACTGATCCTTCGCGCCGCACTTCGGGCACTCGCCCTTGATGAAGCGGTCCGGCAGGAACATTTCCTTGACCGGGTCGTAAGCCTGCTCGATGTCGCGCGCTTCGATCAGCCCGGCTTGCTTGAGCGCGCCGTAGATCGAGTCGCACAGGACGCGGTTTTCCTCGGCATCGGTCGAATAGTAGTTATCGAACGAAATGCCGAAGCTGTCGAAATCGCGCTTGTGCTCTTTCCACACGCGTTCGATCAGCGCCTTCGGCGTGATGCCTTCCTTTTCGGCGCGCAGCATGATCGGCGTGCCGTGGGTGTCGTCCGCGCCGACGTAGTAGACCTCGTGGCCGTGCATGCGCAGCGTCCGAACCCAGATGT
It encodes the following:
- the metG gene encoding methionine--tRNA ligase gives rise to the protein MSAPATAAPAASAHEGGRRQILVTSALPYANGQIHIGHMVEYIQTDIWVRTLRMHGHEVYYVGADDTHGTPIMLRAEKEGITPKALIERVWKEHKRDFDSFGISFDNYYSTDAEENRVLCDSIYGALKQAGLIEARDIEQAYDPVKEMFLPDRFIKGECPKCGAKDQYGDNCEVCGSTYQPTELINPYSVVSGATPIRKTSTHYFFRLSDPRCEDFLRGWVSGLAQPEATNKMREWLGDKGEAKLADWDISRDAPYFGFEIPGAPGKYFYVWVDAPVGYYASFKNLADRIGVNFDEWVKPGAKAEQYHFIGKDILYFHTLFWPAMLEFSGHRTPTNVFAHGFLTVDGAKMSKSRGTFITAQSVIDTGINPEWLRYYFAAKLNSTMEDIDLNLDDFQARVNSDLVGKYVNIASRAAGFLIKRFDGRVQDSAMQHPLLTQLRAAIPQIAGFYESREYGRALRTTMELADAVNAYVDTSKPWDQAKDPANGVALHETCSVSLEAFRLLSLALKPVLPKLIEAVEAFLGIAPLVWAHVHTPLSSANAINAYKHLTTRVDPKQIEALLAANRESLQAAPEATTAAAPARKPAKEEASDVISIDDFAKIDLRIAKIVDCKTVEGSDKLLQLTLDIGEEKTRNVFSGIRSAYQPQDLIGKLTVMIANLAPRKMKFGLSEGMVLAASSADEKKEPGLYILEPHSGAKPGMRVK